One window of Nymphaea colorata isolate Beijing-Zhang1983 chromosome 11, ASM883128v2, whole genome shotgun sequence genomic DNA carries:
- the LOC116264596 gene encoding uncharacterized protein LOC116264596, producing MERSGHHHHQYVGGQGKKGQGRSTSSISELFGDRDSPAASAGRSGVFQSVFSTSSSSSSQWSSAKGGGSSHFESSSRSKYGSGETKNQKFEQLEEVEPFFLSSSLYYGGQDMCVRAPTSHASGTSNIFPKNGGEDDPNSNSNGASRGNWWQGSLYY from the exons ATGGAGAGGAGCGGCCATCACCACCACCAGTACGTTGGAGGACAGGGGAAGAAGGGTCAGGGAAGGAGCACCAGCTCCATCTCGGAACTCTTTGGCGACAGAGATTCCCCTGCTGCTTCTGCCGGCAGAAGTGGCGTGTTCCAATCTGTGTTTTCCACTTCCTCCTCGTCGTCATCACAGTGGTCCTCCGCCAAG GGAGGTGGGAGCTCTCATTTCGAGTCATCATCTAGGTCCAAATACGGCTCTGGTG AGACCAAGAACCAGAAGTTCGAGCAGTTGGAGGAAGTAGAGCCCTTCTTTCTGAGTTCATCTTTGTACTACGGTGGTCAGGACATGTGCGTTAGAGCACCAACATCGCACGCCTCTGGGACTTCTAACATT TTTCCAAAAAATGGTGGTGAAGATGACCCAAATTCTAACTCAAACGGTGCTTCAAGGGGAAATTGGTGGCAAG GTTCGCTGTATTACTGA
- the LOC116264785 gene encoding uncharacterized protein LOC116264785 → MGSRSEKTWLYPPSLNHQQQRPPVSSSTPTVDLVSVADAAAVLQGSAGPAISSGTNSDIHISEEENSKKGARKRTRTSKKAPTTLFNTDVHNFRAMVQQFTGLSAASFVHGNQGGSSLSFGHEVRPDHRQISPSALSDMTHQQKETGTSAVSGGRPRPANSYGYWGLR, encoded by the coding sequence ATGGGGAGTCGCAGTGAGAAAACCTGGCTTTACCCTCCAAGCCTTAATCACCAACAACAACGTCCGCCGGTATCATCATCAACACCAACTGTTGATCTTGTCTCAGTAGCTGATGCTGCCGCAGTCTTACAGGGCAGTGCCGGTCCAGCCATTTCCTCCGGCACCAATTCTGATATTCATAttagtgaagaagaaaattCGAAGAAAGGAGCACGGAAGCGCACAAGAACATCGAAGAAAGCACCGACCACCCTCTTCAATACGGATGTCCACAATTTCAGAGCTATGGTGCAGCAATTCACCGGCCTGAGTGCTGCCTCGTTCGTCCACGGAAATCAAGGGGGTAGCAGTCTCAGCTTTGGGCATGAAGTCAGACCCGACCATCGTCAGATCAGTCCCTCGGCTCTATCAGACATGACCCATCAACAAAAAGAGACGGGAACATCGGCAGTCTCCGGTGGCCGTCCTCGTCCAGCCAACAGCTATGGCTATTGGGGTCTTCGCTGA